TATTGTCTGGCGACTTACATCGCGTGGTGTGAGGGTAAAAGTCTTTGCGGCTATTGTGAAGCTTATAAATTCAGACAGCTTGTCATAATTAGAGCAGTCTGCTGCTATTCCGATTTGCTTATTAATCTTGACGATCAAATTCTAAGAATTACAATTATGGAGAAAAGGGTTAAAATTTAATTTAACAAATGAAATGATGAGAGATAATTAATTAAAACAGAAAGACTTACCGGTGGACCACGAATGTATGTACTCCCCGAGTCCACAAGAACTTTGCATCCCTTGGAGCAAACTTTCGTGTCAATTTTGCCCACAAAAAAGGAGTTAATCTTGAAGGTGTTATGCGGCCCTTCCGCATCAACGTAGGTATGAGCTCCGGTGAAGTGCTCTTGGTCTATACCTCCAAAGACTATTTCTCCACCGTTTTCACCAGAATCACTGTACCGTCGAAGCCATATCGAGAACACTTTCTTTGTAACTACCCCTTCATCCATCATCGTTCTCCAGATGGGACGAGCTCCTGTGATGGCCGATTTCGATAGGCCGGAAAGTCCAAATATGCCATCCCACGGCCTTTCGTAAATCCGTCTACCTGGAGCTTCAGTTGCCTCGATGAACGCTTGCTGTTTGATGCGTAACCCNNNNNNNNNNNNNNNNNNNNNNNNNNNNNNNNNNNNNNNNNNNNNNNNNNNNNNNNNNNNNNNNNNNNNNNNNNNNNNNNNNNNNNNNNNNNNNNNNNNNAAAAAGAGTTTAAACCACTAATATCAAGACAAATGCTTTCAATTTTTCTGGGTCTCTTCGTGAAGAAACTCATCTCACTCTATTTCTTCTACTTTAATTATTTTTTGTTTGTTTAATGGGGAGAAACCCGTTGAGATATCCTCGATAAGAATGCTCTTATAATTAGTTCTTATATCTTTCTTTAATATTACAATAAAATATTTATTTTAAGATATTTATATTTTAAATTTATTTATTATCGTAATTTTATTATATTTTGATGATTTTTTGCTGATTTTTGCTGAATTGTTTTTCATATTTTTATCAAAAGAAAATTAATATTGTATTTTTACATTTTTTATATTTGTTTATCACTTGTAGTTTTACCAAGTATATTTTACCAAGCATAACATCTTCAAGATTAACTCCTTTTTGTGGGCAAAATTGACACGAAAGTTTGCTCCAAGGGATGAAAAGTTCTTGTGGACTCGGGGAGTACATATTCTTTGTAATTGTAATTCTTAGAATTTGATCCTCAAGATTAATAAGCAAATCGGACTAGCAGCAGACTGCTCTAATTATGACAAGCTGTCTGGAGTTATAAGCTTCACAATAGCCGGAAAGACTTTACCCTTACACCACGTGATGTAAGTCGTCAGACAATACACATATATATTATTATTTTTTTCCTTTCACTATTCTTTCTAGTTATTTTCTATCAAAAAAGAATGGGAAATGCAAGAGTGTATTCGCTGATGGTATGACTGATTTATGGTAATTTTGTTAGTCCAAAAATTAAATTGCTAGGGAATGTTATATTATATAGTATATTCGTTATAGACAATTCATTTATCAAATTAAAATCATTATATATTTTTTCCTTAAATAAAACCTATAGAATTACCTAATGTGATTAAGATATATATGACAATTACCTAATTGTGATCAAAGTTTAAATTTTATCTATAATAAGATACAATGATTATAAAATCATATGAATAAATAATTTTATTTTAATAGGTGTTTATGTTAAAATATATATATATATATCATATCGTTTAAATTAAACTATACATCATATGAAAATACGTACTTATATTTTGATATCTGCGTTGAACATATATTGAAAAGTTAATATTTTAATTTTGAAATCTTCATTGTTTTTTCTTAAATGATTTGAAATTATTGAAACCACTAAATTAACATTCCACATTAAAAAAAAAATTCTTGGTGTAAAATTTTGTTACACAAATATATAAATAATCATAAAATCATACGAATAGAAACCTCATTTAATAAATATTCATATTAAAAGTATACTATATATCTATGTTAATATCATTTAAATTTAATTATATATCATAATTTTTTTTTACGATATTTTTTAAAATAATTTTTATATAAACTCACCATGCGAAAAACACGTGTCTTGTCCTAATTTCATACTGTTTGGGACTACCAGACTCCAGGAACCGTTAAAGTCGGATTCGCCAAGTCCAAATAATTTATCTTATTATCTCCTACTCTCTGGCGGCATTATGATATATACTCTATAAATTATCATCTAGTCATTTATTATTTTGAATATATCTCTTGATCTCCACTAATTTCTGATTTCTATAACCGGTTTATCTTCATTTCTTTACTCTCAACAAACTAACTTAACCCTGCTTTTTAAATAAAATACTGTGATTCAGAAAAGAAAAAAAAATTTACTATGTATAGAAAGTTTGAAATGATAAATTAATATGCCACGTAGAAACATGCAACAATTTCAAGGGAAAACCATCCAAGTTGGTATACACAATCTCTTTATATCATACACGAGAATCAAAAGAACAATTTCTATAGTTCAACTCACTTTTCTGTTTGCAGTTAGAAAAAGTTTTGAAACGAGAAAATAAATATTAATTGTTCACCTCTCCTCTACCATCTCCGCTTCCATTTCTATAAATCTGGTCTTCACTCTTGAGTTGCAAGCATACATAATCAAATTTCAAAACAGAAGAAAGAGAGGAACCATGAGTGTTCTTAAGGTTTAGAGCAGGATGATTGGTTAGAAAAAAAACCCATAGATGGGTTCCTTCGTTAAAATGGCCTAAAACGAGAAGCAATAAGTATGATTCAAGCGCATCAAGCACTTACAGAGACGGTGGTAAGCTGTATAAATTTCCGTAAATAGGATTATTGTCTAACTTTATGTATATATATACTGTATATATAATTTGTGGCTTTTGTGTGTGTGAATTTTTAACCAAGTATATCTACACTATTAAAGCAGGATCCTATTGTCATAATTACCTTAGGGGCATGTTTCCTTCAGTAACATTGCATGTTTCATTAAGGGCAATTAAGTAATATTAATAACAAATCTATATTGGGTCATTATTTTTGGATCCAGCCCAAATCAAATTTCTCTTGGGCCATTTGGGCCTATTAAAAAATCAGATTCAATTCTCA
The DNA window shown above is from Brassica oleracea var. oleracea cultivar TO1000 chromosome C3, BOL, whole genome shotgun sequence and carries:
- the LOC106329654 gene encoding aspartic proteinase oryzasin-1-like — encoded protein: LRIKQQAFIEATEAPGRRIYERPWDGIFGLSGLSKSAITGARPIWRTMMDEGVVTKKVFSIWLRRYSDSGENGGEIVFGGIDQEHFTGAHTYVDAEGPHNTFKINSFFVGKIDTKVCSKGCKVLVDSGSTYIRGPPNLIVKINKQIGIAADCSNYDKLSEFISFTIAAKTFTLTPRDNTVFDSVSIHCLIIFSNISADTSRVYLALEEIMADVLSNLHDIQKSLGFWQSRAEVNQSINTTMFLVFFT